In Treponema sp. J25, one DNA window encodes the following:
- the argC gene encoding N-acetyl-gamma-glutamyl-phosphate reductase, translated as MKYRVFVDGQAGTTGLQIMDRLAARSDLEILQIDPEKRKDIEERRKLLNQADVAFLCLPDDASRESVGLVANDRTIVIDASTAHRTNPAWVYGLPELSHSQREAIGKAKRIAVPGCHATGFVLLVRPLVEMALLPSDYPVTCHSVTGYSGGGHKLIEAYKQMEGAGKGMEAARHYALTLQHKHVPEMRLHGGLSVAPLFTPIIGNFERGMAVAIPLQLWSLPKKPRLEDIHGCYRAHYAGQRFVRVQPLGEAALPEAGYFDPTACNGTNRAEIFVYGHEEQALLICRLDNLGKGASGAAMQCMNIALGLDEGLGLIE; from the coding sequence ATGAAATATCGGGTGTTTGTGGATGGCCAGGCAGGAACCACGGGCCTCCAGATCATGGACCGGCTTGCCGCCCGGTCGGACTTAGAAATTCTCCAGATTGATCCAGAAAAACGGAAAGATATAGAGGAACGGCGGAAATTGCTCAACCAGGCGGATGTGGCCTTCCTTTGTCTCCCCGATGATGCAAGCCGAGAATCGGTTGGGCTTGTAGCAAATGATCGGACTATCGTGATTGACGCCAGTACGGCCCACAGGACCAACCCCGCCTGGGTATATGGGCTTCCCGAGCTTTCCCACTCCCAGCGAGAGGCCATTGGGAAGGCAAAACGAATCGCCGTTCCTGGCTGCCATGCCACGGGCTTTGTGTTGCTTGTTCGGCCCCTCGTGGAGATGGCTCTTCTTCCTTCCGATTATCCTGTTACCTGCCACTCGGTAACGGGATACTCTGGCGGTGGGCACAAGCTCATCGAAGCTTACAAACAGATGGAAGGGGCCGGCAAGGGCATGGAAGCGGCCCGGCATTACGCCCTTACGCTCCAGCACAAGCATGTGCCGGAAATGCGCCTCCATGGGGGGCTTTCTGTGGCCCCTCTTTTTACCCCCATCATAGGGAATTTTGAACGCGGAATGGCTGTGGCCATTCCGCTCCAGTTGTGGAGTCTGCCGAAAAAACCGCGTTTGGAAGACATTCACGGCTGTTACCGCGCCCATTATGCGGGACAGCGCTTTGTCCGGGTCCAGCCCCTCGGAGAGGCGGCCCTTCCCGAGGCAGGATACTTTGATCCCACCGCCTGTAATGGGACGAACCGGGCAGAGATCTTTGTCTATGGCCATGAGGAGCAGGCCCTCCTTATCTGTCGGCTTGATAATCTCGGCAAAGGAGCCTCGGGGGCGGCCATGCAGTGCATGAACATTGCCCTGGGGCTCGATGAAGGCCTGGGCCTTATCGAATAA